The Phyllopteryx taeniolatus isolate TA_2022b chromosome 17, UOR_Ptae_1.2, whole genome shotgun sequence genome window below encodes:
- the LOC133467574 gene encoding neuferricin — translation MFCYVLVAVLSASFAMLFFPRQSSLYSRSKSTQGPPTRLLSSQELSLYDGEEGSKGIYLAILGQVYDVHNGLKHYGPGGAYHSVAGKDASLAFITGDFTESGLTDDVSALSPLQAVALFDWLLFYQRTYQPVGLVIGRFYSESGKPTEFLLQMESLLAKGQQLKAKTQAEMLHFPACNSEWSSARGGRVWCSTNSGGVERIWTGVPRKLFSLRASGSRCVCVEDPSAAKENPNLQEYDGCSTQAVTCSLEE, via the exons ATGTTCTGCTACGTATTGGTGGCAGTGCTGTCGGCGTCCTTTGCAATGCTTTTCTTTCCTCGCCAGTCGTCGTTATATTCAAGAAGTAAATCAACGCAGGGGCCACCGACGCGACTCCTGAGCAGCCAAGAATTGTCGTTGTACGACGGCGAAGAAGGCAGCAAGGGCATTTACCTGGCAATATTAGGCCAGGTGTATGACGTACACAACGGCCTCAAGCATTATGGGCCTGGTGGGGCATATCACTCTGTGGCAG gaaaagATGCATCACTGGCCTTCATCACGGGAGATTTTACAGAAAGTGGCTTGACAGATGATGTGTCCGCTTTGTCCCCATTGCAGGCGGTAGCCCTGTTTGACTGGCTACTCTTTTATCAGAGGACCTATCAACCTGTAG GTTTGGTCATAGGACGGTTCTATTCTGAAAGCGGAAAGCCCACAGAGTTTCTATTGCAGATGGAGTCACTGCTTGCAAAGGGCCAGCAACTCAAAGCCAAGACACAGGCGGAGATGCTTCACTTTCCTGCCTGCAACTCTGAGTGGAGCTCTGCAAGGGGAGGGAGGGTCTGGTGCTCCACCAACAG TGGTGGAGTTGAAAGAATCTGGACGGGTGTCCCCCGAAAATTATTCTCTCTACGTGCTAGTGGGTCCCGTTGCGTGTGTGTGGAAGATCCATCTGCAGCAAAGGAAAACCCCAACCTGCAAGAATATGATGGCTGCTCGACGCAAGCGGTCACTTGCTCTTTAGAAGaataa
- the ankfy1 gene encoding rabankyrin-5 isoform X1, translated as MAEEEVAKLQKHLALLRQEYVKMQQKLADTERRCTVLAAQVSVQGPTSPASGDTFISRLLDIVSDLYQQEQYSDLKVKIAGNNLSAHKFVLAARSDVWSLTNMATTSELDLSDCKPEVAMAMLRWAYTDELELSEDDAFLIDLMKLANRFQLQLLRERCEKGVMSSVNVRNCIRFYQTAEELNATTLMNYCGEIIASHWDDLRKEDFSTMSAQLLYKMIKSKTDYPLHKAIKVEREDVVFLYLIEMDSQLPGKLNELDNNGDLALDLALSRKLESIATTLVNNKADVDMVDQSGWSLLHKAIQRGDEFASIFLIRHSAQVNAATVGAVETPLHLVCSFSPKKHSTEVMSGMARIAEALLKAGANPNMQNSKGRTPLHEAVASGNEPVFTQLLQCRQLDLELKDHEGSTALWLALQYITMSSDTSVNPFDDDAPVVNGTSFDENSFAAQLILRGSNADAPDASTGNCLMQRAARAANEAAALFLATHGAKVNHINKWGESPLHTACRFGLANLTAELLQQGANPNLQTLKALPDDTLGVATQTPLHMAIAHNHPDVVSVILEQKANALHASNNFQIIPDFSLKDSLDQTVLGLALWTGMHTIAAQLLGSGASINDTMSNGQTLLHMAIQRQDSKSALFLLEHQADINVRTQEGQTALQLAISNQLPLVVDAICTRGADMSVMDDKGDPPLWLALENGLEDIASTLVRHGCDATCWSKGPSGCQQTLLHRAVDENNEVSACFLIRSGCDVNSPRRPGPNGEGEEEARDGQMPLHLASSWGLEEVVQCLLEFGANVNTQDAEGRTPIHAAISSQHNIIIQLLISHPDIRLNIRDRQGMTPFACAMTHKNNKAAEAILKRESGAAEQVDNKGRNFLHVAVQNSDIESVLFLISVQANVNSRVQDAAKLTPLHLAVQAGSEIIVRNLLLAGAKVNELTKHRQTALHLAAQQDLATICSVLLENGIDFAAEDENGNNALHLAVMHGRLNNIRSLLTESNIDAEAFNLRGQSPMHVLGHYGKENAAAIFELFLECMPEYPLDKPDNEGNTVLLLAYMKGNANLCRAIVRAGARLGINNNQGINIFNYQVATKQLLFRLLDMLSKEPPWCDGSNCYECVAKFGVTTRKHHCRHCGRLLCHKCSIKEIPIIKFDLNKPVRVCDICFDVLTLGGVS; from the exons ATGGCGGAAG AGGAGGTGGCCAAGCTGCAGAAGCATCTGGCCCTGCTGAGGCAGGAGTACGTGAAGATGCAGCAGAAACTGGCCGACACCGAGAGACGCTGCACTGTCCTTGCTGCTCAAGTGTCTGTCCAAGGCCCCACCAGCCCAGCATCCGGAGACACATTTATTAGCCGTCTTCTGGACATTGTGTCAGACCTGTATCAGCAGGAACAATACAG tgatttgaaagtgaaaattgCAGGGAATAATCTCAGTGCTCATAAGTTTGTACTAGCTGCTCGGAGTGATGTCTGGAGTCTCACTAATATGGCCACCACCTCGGAACTGGACCTATCTG ATTGCAAACCTGAGGTTGCTATGGCAATGTTGCGCTGGGCATACACCGATGAGTTGGAGCTGAGTGAAGATGACGCCTTTCTCATTGACTTGATGAAGTTGGCCAACCGATTTCAGCTCCAGCTGCTCAGAGAAAG GTGTGAAAAAGGTGTCATGTCCTCAGTGAACGTCAGGAACTGCATTCGCTTCTATCAAACAGCCGAGGAGCTAAATGCCACGACTCTGATGAATTACTGTGGAGAGATCATAGCCAGTCACTGG GATGATCTGAGGAAAGAAGATTTCAGCACCATGAGCGCCCAACTTTTGTACAAGATGATAAAGTCTAAAACGGACTACCCTCTCCACAAAGCCATCAAAGTTGAGCGAGAAGATGTGGTTTTCCTCTATCTCATTGAAATGGACTCTCAG ttgCCGGGCAAGCTGAATGAACTGGACAACAACGGAGATCTAGCTCTAGACTTGGCACTGTCCCGGAAATTGGAAAGTATAGCCACCACTTTGGTTAACAACAAAGCAGATGTGGATATGGTGGACCAGAGTGGATGGAGTCTTCTGCATAAGGCAATCCAAAGAG GTGATGAATTTGCCTCCATCTTCCTTATTCGTCACTCAGCTCAGGTCAACGCCGCCACTGTGGGAGCGGTGGAAACCCCTCTTCACCTCGTTTGTTCTTTCAGCCCCAAGAAACACTCGACAGAAGTGATGAGTGGCATGGCACGGATTGCAGAAGCTCTGCTCAAGGCAGGAGCCAACCCCAACATGCAGAACAGCAAGGGCAG AACTCCCTTACATGAAGCTGTGGCTTCTGGGAATGAGCCAGTGTTCACTCAACTACTACAGTGCAGACA GCTTGACCTGGAGCTGAAAGACCATGAGGGCAGCACAGCTTTGTGGTTGGCTTTGCAGTATATCACCATGTCTTCAGACACCTCCGTAAATCCATTCGATGATGATGCTCCAGTTGTGAACGGCACTTCATTTGATGAGAACAGCTTTGCGGCACAATTAATCCTGAGAGGGAGCAATGCAGACGCGCCTGACGCATCTACAG GAAACTGCCTAATGCAAAGAGCAGCTCGAGCTGCCAATGAGGCAGCCGCTCTTTTCCTAGCCACTCATGGGGCAAAAGTCAACCATATTAACAAATGG GGAGAAAGCCCTCTTCATACAGCATGCCGCTTTGGCCTTGCGAACCTTACAGCAGAGCTCCTCCAGCAGGGGGCCAACCCCAACCTGCAAACCCTCAAGGCTCTGCCTGATGACACCCTTGGTGTGGCTACACAGACCCCCCTCCACATGGCCATTGCTCACAACCATCCAGATGTGGTCTCTGTCATCCTTGAGCAAAAAG CAAATGCACTTCATGCCTCCAATAATTTCCAAATCATTCCAGACTTCAGTCTCAAAGACTCTTTGGACCAAACAGTATTGGGCTTGGCCCTATGGACAG GTATGCACACCATTGCTGCTCAGCTACTGGGCTCAGGAGCTTCTATCAATGACACCATGTCCAATGGACAAACCTTACTTCACATGGCCATCCAAAGACAAGACAGCAAGAGTGCCCTTTTCCTTCTTGAGCACCAGGCAGACATCAATGTTAG GACCCAGGAGGGGCAAACAGCACTGCAGTTGGCCATCAGTAACCAGCTGCCACTAGTAGTGGATGCTATTTGCACAAGAGGAGCTGATATGTCCGTCATGGATGACAAAGGGGACCCTCCATTATGGCTCGCTCTGGAGAATGGCCTGGAGGATATTGCGTCCACGCTG GTTCGCCATGGCTGTGATGCGACATGTTGGAGCAAAGGCCCTTCTGGCTGCCAACAGACCCTCCTGCACAGAGCCGTTGATGAGAACAATGAGGTCTCGGCTTGCTTTCTCATCCGCAG TGGTTGCGATGTGAACAGCCCGAGGCGGCCAGGCCCAAATGgcgaaggagaagaagaagcccGAGATGGCCAAATGCCTCTCCACCTTGCAAGCAGCTGGGGACTGGAGGAGGTAGTGCAGTGCCTTCTAGAGTTTGGAGCTAATGTGAATACGCAG GATGCAGAGGGTAGAACTCCTATCCATGCTGCCATTAGCAGCCAGCACAACATAATTATACAGCTCCTGATTTCCCACCCAGACATCCGTCTTAACATACGTGACCGCCAAGGGATGACACCCTTTGCCTGCGCCATGACGCACAAGAACAACAAGGCAGCAGAAGCGATCCTCAAAAGGGAGTCAGGTGCTGCTGAACAG GTTGACAATAAAGGGCGTAATTTCCTCCATGTGGCGGTGCAAAATTCAGATATCGAAAGTGTTCTGTTCCTCATTAGTGTACAAGCTAATGTGAACTCCAGGGTTCAGGACGCTGCCAAACTCACCCCTCTCCACTTGGCTGTGCAAGCTGGGTCTGAGATCATTGTCCGAAACCTG CTGCTTGCTGGGGCCAAAGTAAATGAGCTGACCAAACACCGGCAGACCGCCCTGCATTTGGCTGCTCAACAAGACTTggccaccatttgctctgtgcTCTTGGAGAATGGCATTGActttgctgctgaggatgagAATGGCAATAACG CTCTTCATCTGGCAGTGATGCATGGCCGCCTTAACAATATCAGATCCCTTCTCACGGAGTCCAACATCGATGCTGAGGCCTTTAATCTCAG GGGTCAGTCACCAATGCACGTTTTAGGCCACTACGGTAAAGAAAACGCTGCTGCCATTTTTGAGTTGTTCCTGGAGTGTATGCCCGAATACCCTTTGGACAAGCCAGATAATGAAGGGAATACAG ttttgctcCTGGCCTATATGAAAGGAAACGCTAACCTGTGCCGTGCCATTGTGAGGGCTGGTGCTCGCCtgggaataaataataatcaggGCATCAACATTTTCAACTACCAAGTAGCAACTAAACAGTTGCTTTTCCGCCTTCTTG atatgctGTCCAAAGAGCCGCCTTGGTGTGATGGGTCCAATTGCTATGAATGCGTTGCCAAGTTTGGAGTTACAACAAGGAAACATCACTG CCGTCACTGTGGACGCCTCTTGTGCCACAAGTGCTCTATAAAGGAGATACCCATCATCAAGTTTGACTTGAACAAGCCAGTGAGGGTGTGTGACATCTGCTTTGACGTACTAACTCTAGGTGGAGTGTCATAA
- the ankfy1 gene encoding rabankyrin-5 isoform X2: MQQKLADTERRCTVLAAQVSVQGPTSPASGDTFISRLLDIVSDLYQQEQYSDLKVKIAGNNLSAHKFVLAARSDVWSLTNMATTSELDLSDCKPEVAMAMLRWAYTDELELSEDDAFLIDLMKLANRFQLQLLRERCEKGVMSSVNVRNCIRFYQTAEELNATTLMNYCGEIIASHWDDLRKEDFSTMSAQLLYKMIKSKTDYPLHKAIKVEREDVVFLYLIEMDSQLPGKLNELDNNGDLALDLALSRKLESIATTLVNNKADVDMVDQSGWSLLHKAIQRGDEFASIFLIRHSAQVNAATVGAVETPLHLVCSFSPKKHSTEVMSGMARIAEALLKAGANPNMQNSKGRTPLHEAVASGNEPVFTQLLQCRQLDLELKDHEGSTALWLALQYITMSSDTSVNPFDDDAPVVNGTSFDENSFAAQLILRGSNADAPDASTGNCLMQRAARAANEAAALFLATHGAKVNHINKWGESPLHTACRFGLANLTAELLQQGANPNLQTLKALPDDTLGVATQTPLHMAIAHNHPDVVSVILEQKANALHASNNFQIIPDFSLKDSLDQTVLGLALWTGMHTIAAQLLGSGASINDTMSNGQTLLHMAIQRQDSKSALFLLEHQADINVRTQEGQTALQLAISNQLPLVVDAICTRGADMSVMDDKGDPPLWLALENGLEDIASTLVRHGCDATCWSKGPSGCQQTLLHRAVDENNEVSACFLIRSGCDVNSPRRPGPNGEGEEEARDGQMPLHLASSWGLEEVVQCLLEFGANVNTQDAEGRTPIHAAISSQHNIIIQLLISHPDIRLNIRDRQGMTPFACAMTHKNNKAAEAILKRESGAAEQVDNKGRNFLHVAVQNSDIESVLFLISVQANVNSRVQDAAKLTPLHLAVQAGSEIIVRNLLLAGAKVNELTKHRQTALHLAAQQDLATICSVLLENGIDFAAEDENGNNALHLAVMHGRLNNIRSLLTESNIDAEAFNLRGQSPMHVLGHYGKENAAAIFELFLECMPEYPLDKPDNEGNTVLLLAYMKGNANLCRAIVRAGARLGINNNQGINIFNYQVATKQLLFRLLDMLSKEPPWCDGSNCYECVAKFGVTTRKHHCRHCGRLLCHKCSIKEIPIIKFDLNKPVRVCDICFDVLTLGGVS; the protein is encoded by the exons ATGCAGCAGAAACTGGCCGACACCGAGAGACGCTGCACTGTCCTTGCTGCTCAAGTGTCTGTCCAAGGCCCCACCAGCCCAGCATCCGGAGACACATTTATTAGCCGTCTTCTGGACATTGTGTCAGACCTGTATCAGCAGGAACAATACAG tgatttgaaagtgaaaattgCAGGGAATAATCTCAGTGCTCATAAGTTTGTACTAGCTGCTCGGAGTGATGTCTGGAGTCTCACTAATATGGCCACCACCTCGGAACTGGACCTATCTG ATTGCAAACCTGAGGTTGCTATGGCAATGTTGCGCTGGGCATACACCGATGAGTTGGAGCTGAGTGAAGATGACGCCTTTCTCATTGACTTGATGAAGTTGGCCAACCGATTTCAGCTCCAGCTGCTCAGAGAAAG GTGTGAAAAAGGTGTCATGTCCTCAGTGAACGTCAGGAACTGCATTCGCTTCTATCAAACAGCCGAGGAGCTAAATGCCACGACTCTGATGAATTACTGTGGAGAGATCATAGCCAGTCACTGG GATGATCTGAGGAAAGAAGATTTCAGCACCATGAGCGCCCAACTTTTGTACAAGATGATAAAGTCTAAAACGGACTACCCTCTCCACAAAGCCATCAAAGTTGAGCGAGAAGATGTGGTTTTCCTCTATCTCATTGAAATGGACTCTCAG ttgCCGGGCAAGCTGAATGAACTGGACAACAACGGAGATCTAGCTCTAGACTTGGCACTGTCCCGGAAATTGGAAAGTATAGCCACCACTTTGGTTAACAACAAAGCAGATGTGGATATGGTGGACCAGAGTGGATGGAGTCTTCTGCATAAGGCAATCCAAAGAG GTGATGAATTTGCCTCCATCTTCCTTATTCGTCACTCAGCTCAGGTCAACGCCGCCACTGTGGGAGCGGTGGAAACCCCTCTTCACCTCGTTTGTTCTTTCAGCCCCAAGAAACACTCGACAGAAGTGATGAGTGGCATGGCACGGATTGCAGAAGCTCTGCTCAAGGCAGGAGCCAACCCCAACATGCAGAACAGCAAGGGCAG AACTCCCTTACATGAAGCTGTGGCTTCTGGGAATGAGCCAGTGTTCACTCAACTACTACAGTGCAGACA GCTTGACCTGGAGCTGAAAGACCATGAGGGCAGCACAGCTTTGTGGTTGGCTTTGCAGTATATCACCATGTCTTCAGACACCTCCGTAAATCCATTCGATGATGATGCTCCAGTTGTGAACGGCACTTCATTTGATGAGAACAGCTTTGCGGCACAATTAATCCTGAGAGGGAGCAATGCAGACGCGCCTGACGCATCTACAG GAAACTGCCTAATGCAAAGAGCAGCTCGAGCTGCCAATGAGGCAGCCGCTCTTTTCCTAGCCACTCATGGGGCAAAAGTCAACCATATTAACAAATGG GGAGAAAGCCCTCTTCATACAGCATGCCGCTTTGGCCTTGCGAACCTTACAGCAGAGCTCCTCCAGCAGGGGGCCAACCCCAACCTGCAAACCCTCAAGGCTCTGCCTGATGACACCCTTGGTGTGGCTACACAGACCCCCCTCCACATGGCCATTGCTCACAACCATCCAGATGTGGTCTCTGTCATCCTTGAGCAAAAAG CAAATGCACTTCATGCCTCCAATAATTTCCAAATCATTCCAGACTTCAGTCTCAAAGACTCTTTGGACCAAACAGTATTGGGCTTGGCCCTATGGACAG GTATGCACACCATTGCTGCTCAGCTACTGGGCTCAGGAGCTTCTATCAATGACACCATGTCCAATGGACAAACCTTACTTCACATGGCCATCCAAAGACAAGACAGCAAGAGTGCCCTTTTCCTTCTTGAGCACCAGGCAGACATCAATGTTAG GACCCAGGAGGGGCAAACAGCACTGCAGTTGGCCATCAGTAACCAGCTGCCACTAGTAGTGGATGCTATTTGCACAAGAGGAGCTGATATGTCCGTCATGGATGACAAAGGGGACCCTCCATTATGGCTCGCTCTGGAGAATGGCCTGGAGGATATTGCGTCCACGCTG GTTCGCCATGGCTGTGATGCGACATGTTGGAGCAAAGGCCCTTCTGGCTGCCAACAGACCCTCCTGCACAGAGCCGTTGATGAGAACAATGAGGTCTCGGCTTGCTTTCTCATCCGCAG TGGTTGCGATGTGAACAGCCCGAGGCGGCCAGGCCCAAATGgcgaaggagaagaagaagcccGAGATGGCCAAATGCCTCTCCACCTTGCAAGCAGCTGGGGACTGGAGGAGGTAGTGCAGTGCCTTCTAGAGTTTGGAGCTAATGTGAATACGCAG GATGCAGAGGGTAGAACTCCTATCCATGCTGCCATTAGCAGCCAGCACAACATAATTATACAGCTCCTGATTTCCCACCCAGACATCCGTCTTAACATACGTGACCGCCAAGGGATGACACCCTTTGCCTGCGCCATGACGCACAAGAACAACAAGGCAGCAGAAGCGATCCTCAAAAGGGAGTCAGGTGCTGCTGAACAG GTTGACAATAAAGGGCGTAATTTCCTCCATGTGGCGGTGCAAAATTCAGATATCGAAAGTGTTCTGTTCCTCATTAGTGTACAAGCTAATGTGAACTCCAGGGTTCAGGACGCTGCCAAACTCACCCCTCTCCACTTGGCTGTGCAAGCTGGGTCTGAGATCATTGTCCGAAACCTG CTGCTTGCTGGGGCCAAAGTAAATGAGCTGACCAAACACCGGCAGACCGCCCTGCATTTGGCTGCTCAACAAGACTTggccaccatttgctctgtgcTCTTGGAGAATGGCATTGActttgctgctgaggatgagAATGGCAATAACG CTCTTCATCTGGCAGTGATGCATGGCCGCCTTAACAATATCAGATCCCTTCTCACGGAGTCCAACATCGATGCTGAGGCCTTTAATCTCAG GGGTCAGTCACCAATGCACGTTTTAGGCCACTACGGTAAAGAAAACGCTGCTGCCATTTTTGAGTTGTTCCTGGAGTGTATGCCCGAATACCCTTTGGACAAGCCAGATAATGAAGGGAATACAG ttttgctcCTGGCCTATATGAAAGGAAACGCTAACCTGTGCCGTGCCATTGTGAGGGCTGGTGCTCGCCtgggaataaataataatcaggGCATCAACATTTTCAACTACCAAGTAGCAACTAAACAGTTGCTTTTCCGCCTTCTTG atatgctGTCCAAAGAGCCGCCTTGGTGTGATGGGTCCAATTGCTATGAATGCGTTGCCAAGTTTGGAGTTACAACAAGGAAACATCACTG CCGTCACTGTGGACGCCTCTTGTGCCACAAGTGCTCTATAAAGGAGATACCCATCATCAAGTTTGACTTGAACAAGCCAGTGAGGGTGTGTGACATCTGCTTTGACGTACTAACTCTAGGTGGAGTGTCATAA